The Streptomyces sp. DG1A-41 genomic sequence CGGCTGCCGCGCAACCGCTCTCGCGTACTCCTGACAAGGATCGTAGAGGCGGCCGAAGACCAGTGTCCCGCACCCGACTGTGGACCCCGACCGCCTCCTGGGGAGACGGGGGGTACCGGTACGAGGTTGATACGTGAAGCGCCCCGCGTCGATACGTGGCCGGGCCACCGAAGGCCCGGAGGCGGGTCTGCCTGCGGAAGAAGGGATGTGAATCCACCCCGCCCCGCGTGCTAATGTTCTGCGTGTCGGAAGGCGCCAGGCCCCAAGGGGCAGGAGCCCATGACACACCCAATGCGCGGGTGGCGGAATAGGCAGACGCGCTGGATTCAGGTTCCAGTGCCCGCAAGGGCGTGGGGGTTCAACTCCCCCCTCGCGCACCACGGAGCACCGACGAAAGTGCTCTGGCTGCACCGACGGAATGGGCGGCATCGCGATGGCGATGCCGCCCATTTCTGTTTCTGCGGTGTGATGTCTGTCTCTGGGCATGGTGAAGCGGACCGTCGGTGGCTGAGGGCCGTCGGCGATCCGCGTTCGCGTGTGGATCTTGCTTGAGTAGCTCTCGGGGCCTGCCCTCTGTGAGGAAGGTCTCAGCGCTGGGTGATGTCCCTTGGGGGTCCCCGTGCCCAGGGGCTTGGTCCTGCGGCGGCGGGTGGGCCGTCGGCGGGGCCGTTCGCCGGCGTCTTCGACATGTTCCTGGAGGTGGTCCTCGGCGAAGCAGCCGGAAGCAGACCCGTTGCCAACCTTCGGAGCCGTACTGGAGGGGCCGGCAGAGGTTCGCGCCGGCTTCCGGGGGACGGTGACGGTGCGCTGGGAGCAGCACGTCGGTGAGCCGGCCGGGTTCGGGGCGGGGTCGACGAGGGGCAGGTGGATGCCGCGGCCGAGCGTGCGGGGTTTGAGAGGGCGCTGCGCCGGGTTGGTATCTGCCGGGCACATCAGGCGGCGGTGGCCTTCGGCGTCGGGGCGTTGCTTGGGCATGAACACGTAGTTCGCGCGGCGCGGGTGCGGTCGATCCGGGTCTGCTTTTCGATTTTCTCGGCGAGGAGGTCCTTGGTGGCGTCCTTGAGGGGCTGGGGCATGGACGGTCTGCCGGCTCACTCCGCGGTCTCCTTGATGACGCCGGCCCGGGCGTACGGCACAGCACCACGCGGGCGCGGTACCGCGGACGGCCACGGCCACGGCTCCGTTGGAGGCTTCCCGGACGTCATGGGTGCGCAGGGGGATGACCTCGGGTGAGCCAGAGCGCAGCCGAAGCCGGGGGAGGGCAGGGTCAGCAGGCCGTAGCGCAGCTCTTCGGTCGGCTGAGCGCGCGCGGAGGCATACAGCTGGGCCTGATCGGAACGGCTGTAGGGGCGCGAGGAGTCCGAGCCGGAGTAGGCGGCCGGCTCGCCGGTGACCAGGTCCGGGCCGAGCAGGGCACGACGGAGGTTGTTCAGGCGGCAGCGGCGGTTGGAGCGCGAGGCGTCACCCAGGTGCAGACAGCCGGTGGCCGGGTACCACTCGATCGCCTCCGGGGTCAGGAGGTGCTCGGCCTTGGTCGGGCGCCCGCAGGCGTCGGCATACGCGGCGGCGTGGGCGAGCGCGCCGAGCCAGTCGCGGGCCTGCTTGGGAGTGGCCGGCTTGGCCTGGGTCACTGCGCGGCGGCAGTCGGCCCCGACGCGCTCCCGGACAGGGCTGGGGAGGGCGGCCGGTACTGCTCGATTCGCGTCCGCCGTGACTCTTCACCAGGAAAGGACCCCGGGAGGGTGCTGTTGCCCGCCCAGGCCTCCACCCCCGCATCATCGTCGGGACCAGACCGCCCCTCACCTTTCAGGCAGACCGCGTTGACCACCGATCGCTTCCCGGACATCGCCCGCACCGGCACCGCCGTGATCGGCGCCCGGTACGTCGGAGGACCCGACCGGCAGCAGCTGGTCGTGGATGACGAGGCGCGTGCGCTGGAGAGCGGTTCCCCGCCCCGCGGCCTGTCCGCGATGGGCTCGTTCGCGAGCGCGGACGGCGGACGGTGCTGTCGCTCGCGCAGTGGGAGAGCGCCGGGGCGTACGACGCGTACCCTCGTGGCGGTGGCTACGCCGCTCCCTTGGCCGGTCCGCCCCGCTACCGGCTGTACCGCGGCATGGCCGAGGAGCACGAGACCCGTGCCCCGGGCTGCCTGATCACGGCCGCTTTCGACGTGGACGGGCCCGACCGCCAGCGCTTCTTCACCGACGCCGTGATCGCCGCCCAGCCGAAGGAAGGCGGGCACCCTGGCGCGATCTCGGCCCACTTCCTGCACAGCACCGACGGCAGCCGCGTCCTGCTGTACACGGAGTGGACCAGCGTCGAGGCGCACCAGGAGGCCGCCGAAGCCGGTGACCACGACCAGGGGCACGAGATCCTCTCCCGCACGCCCGGGGTGCGCCTCACCCACGGCGGGCGCTACCGCCTCCACCGCTCCCTGCCCCGCCCCCGCCGTGACCGAGGCGCCCGGCGCCGCGCCTCGCCTCCAGCGTGCAGGCGGCAAATCGTCCCGGCAGACTCTTCGGTAGCGTGAGGGTATGAGCCATCCGCACCCAGAACTCAAAGCCGCCCCGCCACTGCCCGACGGAGGGCTGAGGGTCACCGCCCTGGGCGGCCTGGGCGAGATCGGCCGGAACATGACCGTGTTCGAGCATGCCGGCAAGTTGCTGATCGTGGACTGCGGTGTGCTGTTCCCCGAAGAGACCCAGCCCGGCGTGGACGTGATCCTGCCCGACTTCACCTCCATCCGGGACCGCCTCGACGACATCGTCGCCGTCGTCCTCACCCACGGCCACGAGGACCACATCGGCGGCGTGCCCTATCTGCTGCGCGAGCGGAGGGACATCCCCCTCGTCGGCTCCAAGCTCACCCTCGCCTTCATCGAGGCCAAGCTCAAGGAACACGGCATCCGGCCCCGCACGGTGCGCGTGCGGGAGGGCGACCGGCGCGGCTTCGGCCCCTTCGACTGCGAGTTCGTGGCCGTCAACCACTCCATTCCGGACAGCCTCGCGGTCGCGATCCGCACCGGCGCCGGGATGGTGCTGCACACCGGCGACTTCAAGATGGACCAGTTCCCCCTGGACGACCGCATCACCGATCTGCGCGCCTTCGCCCGCCTCGGCGAGGAGGGCGTGGACCTGTTCCTCACCGACTCCACGAACGCCGAGGTCCCCGGCTTCACCACCTCCGAGCGTGAGCTGAACCCGGCGATCGAACAGGTGATGCGCACCGCGCCGCGCCGGGTCATCGTCTCCAGCTTCGCCAGCCATGTGCACCGCATCCAGCAGGTCCTGGACGCCGCCCACGAGCACGGCCGCAAGGTGGCCTTCGTCGGCCGCTCCATGGTCCGCAACATGGGCATCGCCCGCGACCTGGGCTACCTCAAGGTCCCGCCCCACCTGGTCGTGACCACCAAGGAGCTGGAGAAGCTCCCCGACCACAAGATCACCCTGGTGTGCACCGGCTCCCAGGGCGAACCGATGGCCGCGCTGTCACGGATGGCCAACCGCGACCACCAGATCCGCATCGGCAAGGGCGACACCGTCCTGCTCGCCAGCTCCCTCATCCCCGGCAACGAGAACGCCATCTACCGGGTGATCAACGGACTCACCCGGTGGGGCGCCCACGTGGTCCACAAGGGCAACGCCAAGGTGCACGTCTCCGGCCACGCCAGCGCCGGCGAACTCGTCTACTGCTACAACATCGTCCGGCCCCGCAACGTCATGCCCGTGCACGGCGAATGGCGCCACCTGCGGGCCAACGCCGACCTCGCCATCCGCACCGGCGTCGATCCCGACCGGGTCGTCATCGCCGAGGACGGTGTCGTCGTCGACCTCGTCGACGGCCGCGCCTCCATCACCGGCAAGGTGCCCGCGGGCAACGTCTACGTGGACGGCATGGAAGTCGGCGGCGCCACGGAGGCGTCCCTCAAGGACCGGGTCACCCTCGCCCAGGAGGGCGTCATCACGGTCGTGGCCATCGTCGACGCCGACACCGGCGCCCTGGCAGAGGCCCCCGACTTCCTGGCTCGCGGCTTCGTCCACGACGAGACCACCTTCGAGCCGGTCATCCCCGTCATCGAGAAGACGCTGGCCACCGCCGCCGAGGAAGGCGTCGGCGACGCCCACCAGCTCGAACAGCTCATCGCCCGCGCCGTGGCCAACTGGGCCTTCCGCACCCACCGCCGCAGGCCACTGATCATCCCCGTCATCATCGACGCCTGACCGGGGGCCGCGCTCCGGTTCCCCGCCTCATTCAGGACGGACGGACACCACCTCACCGACCACGACACCCCCACGCGAGCGGGCCGTGCTTCGATCACCCGCCGACACTCGTCACTTCGGCATGCGGTGGGGCCGCCCGTACGGCGGTCGAGGACGGCGCTCTTGGCTACGCGCTGCTGATCGCCGAGCGCGCGCCGGAGTAGGGGAACCGGGAGCGGAGAGGACCTCCGCCGACAGGGCTACTTGGGGGGCAGGCTCGCGGCGAAGGCGTGCCCCTGCTCGATCCAGTCGGCCAGGGCCTCGTCCTCGGACACGGCGGACGCGGCCACGACCACCCAGCCGCGCATCGGGCGTCCGGTGAAGTCGAAGGGCCGCGTCCCGGGCCGTGACAGGGCGGCCTCGGTGGCGTCGGGGCCGACCCGGACCATCAGCTCGTCCCCGGTCACCCCGACAGCCATGTTGCCCTCGTACAGGAACGCCAGCCCGCCGAACATCCGCTTCTCCGTGACGCCCGGATCCGCACCCAGCCGGGCCCGGACGCGCTCCGCCAGTCCTTCGTCGAACGCCATGACCGCCCTCACCCTCCCGCTCGCCGGCTCACCTGCCGCTGAAGGTCCCGAAGATCCTTGACCAGCGACGAGCGCACCTTGCGCCCCAGCACCGGTCCGGCCAGCCGGTAGAGGCCGGAGGCGTCACCGCGCACACGGATCCGGGCGTGCGTGCCGCCGTCCGGCAGCGGCTCGAAGGAGTAGGTCACGTGCATCGGCAGCGGGCCGGCCACCGCGACCATGTCCAGCAGCCTCGCCGGCTCGTAGGCGGCGACCCGCAGCACGTAGTCGATCCGCCTGCCCAGGAAGTACGCCGTCCGCGTCACCTCCGCCCCGGCCCCGAACCCGCCCGCATCCGCCTCCCGCGTCAGCTGCGCCGTCCGGATGCCCTGGGTCCACTCGGCATCGTGGCGCCAGTCCATGGCATACGCCGCCACCTGCTCACACGGCACGGGGATCACCCGCTCCACCGTCACATCGATACCCATCCGCTGCCCCGAATCCCCGGCGACAGTTCCCATGGACCCACCCCCGACAGTCAGCGGCAACCGGAGGCCGGAAAAGGACTGCCGGCGCGTAGGTAAGGACGGTCACATACCTGCCCCCACCACCCGATCCAGCGTCGGCGGCGGCAAGGGAGAACAACCCGACCGAGGCGCCCCAGGGCGGGCCCGGCGGCTCGATGCCGCGCGGGCCCTTGTGCCGGCTGCCTGCTCTCAGCCGATCTGGATCTTTCCGTTGGCCTCGGCGGCGGTCGGCGTGGTCGAGGGCTGGACGTCACCGTTGCGCTGGGTGACGCTCTTCAGCAGCTCGGCGAGGTCGACTCCCGTGGTGGAGCTGAGGAGTTCGACGCCCTGGGCCACGTTGTCGGCGACGGTGCGGGACAGCCGGCTCGCGCCGTCGGTGGAGATGACGGTCATCTTGTCCACCGCGCTGAGCGGCTCGGACGCCTTCGCGACCACCTGCGGCAGCACCTCGACGAGCATCTGCAGCACGGCCGCGTCGCCGTACTGGGCGAAGGCGTCGGCCTTCTTCCGCATCGCCTCGGCCTCGGCCTCACCCTTCGCGCCGATCGCCGCCGCCTCGGCCTCGCCCTCCAGCCGCACCGCCTCGGCGATCGCCGCACGCCGGGACCGCTCGGCCTCGCCCTGCTTGAGACCCTCGATCGCCTGCGCCTCGGCCAGCGCGCTGCGCTGCTGCTTCTCGCCCTCACCCGTGAGCCGGGACCGCTCGGCCTCCGCCTGCGCGGCGGCGATGGCGGCCAGCCGATCCGCCTCGGCCTGCTTCACGCGGGCCACGCGCTTGGCCTCCGCCTCCTGCTCGGCGGCGTACCGCTGGGCGTCGGCGGGCTTGCGGACCTGGGTGTCGAGCTGACGGTCGGTCAGTTCGGCCTGCCGCTCGGCGACCTTCTCCTGCTGGGCGAGGATCTCCTGCTCCCGGGCCGCCTCGGCCAGCGGACCGGCGGCGGCCGCACGGGCCGCGGCCTCGTCGGTCTCGGCCTTGATCTCGGCCTGCTTGAGGTAGAAGGTCCGCTGGGCGATCGCGATCTCCTCCTCGGCCTTCAGCCGCGCCTGCTCGGCGGCCCGCCTGGCGACCGCCTCGGCGATGTCGGCTTCCTGCTTGGCGCGGGCGGCCTCGGGCCGGCCGAGGTCCTCCAGGTAGGAGCCCTCGGTGGTGATGTCCTGGATCTGGAAGGCGTCCAGCACCAGGCCCTGCCCGGACAGGCTCGCCTCCGCCTCCTCC encodes the following:
- a CDS encoding antibiotic biosynthesis monooxygenase is translated as MLSLAQWESAGAYDAYPRGGGYAAPLAGPPRYRLYRGMAEEHETRAPGCLITAAFDVDGPDRQRFFTDAVIAAQPKEGGHPGAISAHFLHSTDGSRVLLYTEWTSVEAHQEAAEAGDHDQGHEILSRTPGVRLTHGGRYRLHRSLPRPRRDRGARRRASPPACRRQIVPADSSVA
- a CDS encoding ribonuclease J: MSHPHPELKAAPPLPDGGLRVTALGGLGEIGRNMTVFEHAGKLLIVDCGVLFPEETQPGVDVILPDFTSIRDRLDDIVAVVLTHGHEDHIGGVPYLLRERRDIPLVGSKLTLAFIEAKLKEHGIRPRTVRVREGDRRGFGPFDCEFVAVNHSIPDSLAVAIRTGAGMVLHTGDFKMDQFPLDDRITDLRAFARLGEEGVDLFLTDSTNAEVPGFTTSERELNPAIEQVMRTAPRRVIVSSFASHVHRIQQVLDAAHEHGRKVAFVGRSMVRNMGIARDLGYLKVPPHLVVTTKELEKLPDHKITLVCTGSQGEPMAALSRMANRDHQIRIGKGDTVLLASSLIPGNENAIYRVINGLTRWGAHVVHKGNAKVHVSGHASAGELVYCYNIVRPRNVMPVHGEWRHLRANADLAIRTGVDPDRVVIAEDGVVVDLVDGRASITGKVPAGNVYVDGMEVGGATEASLKDRVTLAQEGVITVVAIVDADTGALAEAPDFLARGFVHDETTFEPVIPVIEKTLATAAEEGVGDAHQLEQLIARAVANWAFRTHRRRPLIIPVIIDA
- a CDS encoding TfoX/Sxy family protein, which gives rise to MAFDEGLAERVRARLGADPGVTEKRMFGGLAFLYEGNMAVGVTGDELMVRVGPDATEAALSRPGTRPFDFTGRPMRGWVVVAASAVSEDEALADWIEQGHAFAASLPPK
- a CDS encoding SRPBCC family protein, producing MGIDVTVERVIPVPCEQVAAYAMDWRHDAEWTQGIRTAQLTREADAGGFGAGAEVTRTAYFLGRRIDYVLRVAAYEPARLLDMVAVAGPLPMHVTYSFEPLPDGGTHARIRVRGDASGLYRLAGPVLGRKVRSSLVKDLRDLQRQVSRRAGG
- a CDS encoding SPFH domain-containing protein translates to MSSVAIAVGGVVVLLVLLALVVVSRYKVAGPSEAFIVTGRRGKKATDPETGRVFTDNSGQKVVVGGGVFVVPFVQQRFTLDLSSRHIPVAVRGAVTLRGVKANLEGVAIVKVGGTEDAIRAAAQRFLMQQDGIVGFTQEVLSGALRAIVGRMSVEDIIRDRAAFAGQVAEEAEASLSGQGLVLDAFQIQDITTEGSYLEDLGRPEAARAKQEADIAEAVARRAAEQARLKAEEEIAIAQRTFYLKQAEIKAETDEAAARAAAAGPLAEAAREQEILAQQEKVAERQAELTDRQLDTQVRKPADAQRYAAEQEAEAKRVARVKQAEADRLAAIAAAQAEAERSRLTGEGEKQQRSALAEAQAIEGLKQGEAERSRRAAIAEAVRLEGEAEAAAIGAKGEAEAEAMRKKADAFAQYGDAAVLQMLVEVLPQVVAKASEPLSAVDKMTVISTDGASRLSRTVADNVAQGVELLSSTTGVDLAELLKSVTQRNGDVQPSTTPTAAEANGKIQIG